A window of Fodinibius salicampi contains these coding sequences:
- the rnhA gene encoding ribonuclease HI has product MSKKRKKTVIVFTDGACSGNPGPGGWAALLQWNSKEKKITGGESHTTNNRMEMRAVIEALNAINQPCHVKIHSDSALIVNAFKQGWIDAWLKRGWKKANKKPVENKDLWEEMLTAMQPHDVEWIKVKGHSDNERNNRVDALAVEASKRFQ; this is encoded by the coding sequence ATGTCTAAGAAAAGAAAGAAAACAGTTATTGTCTTTACCGATGGAGCCTGTAGCGGCAATCCTGGTCCAGGCGGTTGGGCGGCATTGCTGCAATGGAACAGTAAGGAAAAAAAGATTACAGGGGGAGAATCACACACAACCAATAATCGCATGGAGATGCGCGCCGTGATTGAAGCCTTGAATGCCATTAATCAGCCGTGCCACGTAAAAATTCACAGTGACAGCGCACTTATAGTCAATGCTTTTAAACAAGGATGGATTGATGCCTGGCTCAAACGTGGATGGAAAAAGGCCAATAAAAAGCCGGTAGAAAACAAGGATTTATGGGAAGAGATGCTTACTGCTATGCAACCGCATGATGTGGAGTGGATCAAAGTGAAGGGACACTCCGATAATGAACGGAATAACCGAGTTGATGCGTTGGCGGTAGAGGCCTCAAAACGGTTCCAATAA
- a CDS encoding SAM-dependent methyltransferase has product MDWFEEWFDSPFYEILYADRDEEEAALLVDFLEDYLSLQERAKVLDLGCGRGRHAIHLYKKAAKKHENGYQVTGVDLSERAVTTAREQAKAEGLENIRFEVRDMRNPLPEKFDAILNLFTTFGYFKSDEENISVLKSVKQMLVANGIFVIDYLNAAKVRNELQTSDEGRLKSINYRIHRYIEEDSVYKDITFSGDNIEETRHYSERVKLYDLDWFQEKMSANNLIIDDVFGDYKGEEFDPEKSDRLLIISHLKADGKSGDKK; this is encoded by the coding sequence ATGGATTGGTTTGAAGAATGGTTTGACAGTCCATTTTATGAAATACTGTATGCCGACAGAGATGAAGAGGAGGCTGCTTTATTAGTTGATTTTCTTGAAGACTATCTTTCCCTTCAGGAAAGGGCAAAAGTATTAGATCTGGGATGCGGAAGGGGACGCCATGCGATTCATTTATATAAAAAAGCAGCTAAAAAGCATGAGAATGGATATCAGGTGACGGGGGTTGATCTTTCGGAACGTGCGGTTACAACCGCCAGAGAGCAGGCCAAAGCGGAAGGCCTTGAGAACATACGTTTTGAGGTTCGTGATATGCGCAATCCACTCCCGGAAAAATTCGATGCTATACTGAATTTATTTACAACTTTCGGATATTTTAAATCTGATGAGGAAAACATCAGTGTACTTAAAAGTGTGAAGCAAATGCTGGTTGCCAATGGAATTTTTGTAATCGATTATCTTAATGCGGCTAAAGTTCGAAATGAACTTCAAACCTCTGATGAAGGCAGGTTGAAAAGCATTAACTATCGCATACATCGGTATATAGAAGAAGATTCTGTATATAAAGATATCACTTTTTCAGGCGATAATATCGAAGAAACCCGTCATTATTCAGAACGCGTTAAGTTGTATGATCTGGATTGGTTTCAGGAAAAAATGTCTGCAAACAACTTGATAATAGATGATGTGTTTGGGGATTATAAGGGAGAAGAGTTTGATCCCGAAAAAAGTGACAGGCTATTGATTATAAGCCACCTGAAGGCCGATGGAAAAAGTGGGGATAAGAAATAA
- a CDS encoding OmpP1/FadL family transporter — MRRIIATLFILFMCSGSAFASGFSIYEASVRANGMLGAFSAYADHVSTIYYNPAGLSGLDGLRISTGATIIAPRSTFRGPFASSAAFPSSNRRYDMEKQNFFVPNFYASYEIKEGLTAGIGVYAPFGLGTKWNQNWVGRTEAINSSIETIFVQPTIGYQLPDFGIGNIKVGAGLMIAAHGKVELSRAVEDFAVEDDIFSLDGELDKPGIGYNLGLLYEPDEMVTLGFTYRSKVETKFSGSADFGDLPTALFPSDTEGGTTLELPANWVAALNVQASENLSLEVDYVWWGWSSYDELVIEFDQPIPAFGSNQLANTRGYENSWQLRVGGEYLNAGVEGLDLRAGIAYDESPLPAEYMDPTLPDSDRWLFSGGVSYDLTDYLTVDASYIFIRAKERVNRESENGFHGIYNTHANLPSLGLTMKF; from the coding sequence ATGCGAAGAATAATAGCTACACTATTCATCCTTTTTATGTGTTCGGGCTCCGCTTTTGCCAGCGGATTCTCGATCTATGAAGCCAGCGTCCGGGCAAATGGAATGCTTGGCGCTTTCTCTGCCTATGCTGATCATGTATCTACCATCTATTATAATCCTGCAGGATTAAGCGGCCTCGATGGGTTAAGAATTAGTACAGGTGCCACAATTATTGCCCCACGATCCACTTTTAGAGGTCCTTTTGCAAGTTCTGCAGCCTTTCCGAGCAGCAATAGGAGATACGATATGGAAAAACAGAACTTTTTTGTTCCGAACTTTTACGCTTCTTACGAAATAAAAGAGGGATTAACGGCCGGCATTGGCGTTTATGCCCCCTTTGGGTTAGGGACAAAATGGAATCAGAACTGGGTTGGACGAACAGAGGCCATTAACAGCTCTATTGAGACTATTTTTGTTCAGCCCACTATAGGATATCAGCTGCCCGATTTTGGTATTGGGAATATTAAAGTTGGGGCAGGGCTCATGATTGCTGCTCATGGTAAAGTTGAACTCTCGCGTGCTGTCGAAGATTTTGCCGTAGAAGATGACATCTTTTCCCTGGATGGTGAACTTGACAAACCGGGGATTGGCTATAATTTAGGTCTCCTGTATGAGCCAGACGAAATGGTAACCCTAGGGTTTACTTACCGAAGTAAAGTAGAGACCAAATTTAGTGGCAGTGCTGACTTTGGTGATCTGCCTACTGCGCTCTTCCCTTCGGATACCGAGGGAGGCACCACCCTTGAGTTACCCGCCAATTGGGTTGCGGCCTTAAATGTCCAGGCCTCCGAAAACCTGAGCCTTGAAGTAGATTATGTATGGTGGGGCTGGTCGAGCTATGATGAACTGGTCATTGAATTTGACCAGCCGATACCCGCTTTTGGGTCTAATCAGCTTGCAAACACAAGAGGATATGAAAATTCCTGGCAGCTGCGTGTTGGAGGAGAGTATTTAAATGCCGGAGTTGAAGGGTTGGATCTACGGGCTGGCATAGCTTATGATGAATCTCCCCTGCCCGCGGAATATATGGACCCTACTCTTCCCGATTCCGACCGCTGGCTCTTTTCCGGTGGGGTAAGCTATGACTTGACCGATTATCTGACAGTGGATGCATCTTATATATTCATCCGCGCCAAGGAGCGTGTGAATCGAGAATCAGAAAATGGATTCCATGGCATTTACAATACCCATGCCAATCTTCCCTCTCTCGGTTTAACGATGAAATTTTAA
- the pyrF gene encoding orotidine-5'-phosphate decarboxylase, which translates to MTFREKLKTAIQTSNSTLCVGLDPNLDRLPADPKWISDSPAQKVEQFLKTVIDATSDFCAAYKPNLGFFEALGPDGWDTFEEILDYIPSNKIIIADAKRGDISSTAEHYAKAFFEQFDIDAITLNPLMGFETLDPFLSHSSKGVYVLTLTSNPGAKDILLQELSDGQTVSSYISKQLSKKQASSDTSIGMVVGATKAQDLGPVITPFRKAPLLIPGIGKQGGSITELKNALHQHQGLPLVNSSRSIIYAGEGSANWEKSVARAAENYKKRLGPITEQYV; encoded by the coding sequence ATGACTTTCAGAGAAAAACTAAAGACAGCCATACAAACCTCTAATTCTACCCTCTGCGTAGGGCTTGATCCCAATCTCGACCGATTACCTGCCGACCCTAAATGGATTAGTGATTCTCCTGCTCAAAAAGTTGAACAGTTTCTTAAAACCGTAATTGATGCAACCTCAGATTTTTGTGCAGCTTATAAACCCAATCTTGGTTTTTTTGAGGCATTGGGTCCTGACGGATGGGATACTTTCGAAGAAATTCTGGACTATATTCCCAGTAACAAGATTATTATTGCTGATGCTAAACGAGGAGATATCAGTTCCACGGCCGAACACTATGCAAAAGCATTTTTCGAACAATTTGATATAGATGCTATTACATTAAATCCGCTCATGGGCTTTGAAACCCTGGATCCTTTTCTGTCTCATTCGTCCAAAGGAGTTTATGTCCTTACCCTGACCTCCAATCCCGGAGCCAAAGATATTTTGCTTCAGGAGCTCTCCGACGGACAGACCGTTTCAAGCTATATTTCAAAGCAACTAAGCAAAAAACAAGCCTCGAGTGATACATCCATTGGAATGGTTGTAGGTGCAACTAAAGCACAAGATCTAGGTCCCGTTATTACCCCTTTTCGAAAGGCTCCCTTACTTATACCCGGCATCGGCAAGCAGGGCGGTTCAATTACTGAATTAAAAAATGCTTTACATCAACATCAGGGGCTTCCCCTCGTCAATTCCAGCAGAAGCATTATTTATGCAGGTGAAGGTTCAGCTAATTGGGAGAAAAGTGTGGCCAGAGCTGCAGAGAATTATAAAAAGAGATTAGGTCCAATTACAGAACAATATGTCTAA
- the nadC gene encoding carboxylating nicotinate-nucleotide diphosphorylase has protein sequence MKTPLNIQGRPELQMVLASETQNMDEAIANLVERAFEEDIQSGDVTTNAIIDNKRRAHAVWTAKDKGIISGLDIAETVFRKLDPDLKWNPYIEEGDEIKEGTEIIGFRGLGRALLTGERIALNIVQRMSGIATKTNRFVSAIKGLETDILDTRKTVPGLRLLDKYAVKAGGGKNHRMGLYDLAMIKDNHIVAAGSINKAVKQVREKKTNLEIEVEVKDLSEVEQALEARADIIMLDNMTPALMKEAVARIDGQARVEASGNITLNNVREVAKTGVDYISVGALTHSVQAFDISQTLQHIS, from the coding sequence TTGAAAACTCCATTAAATATACAGGGCAGGCCTGAATTACAGATGGTACTTGCATCAGAAACACAAAATATGGATGAGGCTATTGCCAATTTAGTAGAACGTGCCTTCGAGGAGGACATCCAAAGCGGAGATGTGACGACCAATGCCATTATTGATAATAAACGTCGGGCTCATGCCGTATGGACAGCTAAAGACAAGGGAATCATAAGCGGGCTTGATATAGCTGAAACTGTATTCAGGAAATTGGATCCCGATCTCAAGTGGAATCCCTATATTGAAGAGGGTGATGAGATTAAAGAGGGAACGGAAATTATAGGCTTTCGCGGACTCGGGAGGGCACTTTTAACAGGAGAACGTATTGCTTTGAATATCGTGCAGCGAATGTCTGGTATTGCTACTAAAACGAATCGTTTTGTAAGTGCTATAAAAGGATTGGAAACTGATATTTTAGATACGCGTAAGACCGTGCCGGGACTTCGTCTTCTGGATAAATACGCTGTTAAGGCAGGAGGAGGAAAGAATCACCGAATGGGACTTTATGATCTGGCGATGATTAAAGATAATCACATTGTTGCAGCAGGAAGTATTAACAAGGCGGTCAAGCAAGTACGAGAAAAAAAAACCAACCTGGAAATAGAAGTTGAGGTGAAGGACCTCTCAGAGGTTGAACAAGCATTGGAAGCACGGGCTGATATTATTATGCTCGATAATATGACTCCTGCACTTATGAAGGAGGCGGTTGCCCGTATTGACGGACAGGCCCGGGTTGAGGCTTCCGGGAACATAACACTTAATAATGTGCGCGAGGTAGCTAAAACCGGAGTCGATTATATCTCGGTAGGAGCCCTTACCCACTCAGTACAGGCATTTGATATCAGTCAAACTTTACAACATATTTCTTAA
- the pth gene encoding aminoacyl-tRNA hydrolase has protein sequence MPIIVGLGNPGRKYEGTRHNIGFKFIDQLAESLSVRMGPGKGPFHIGKTSRAGKNIYLVKPTTYMNNSGDAVQQVLNWYKTDIDSCMVCYDDLNLDIGTIRLRPGGSAGGHNGIKDIIQKLGTENFPRLRLGIGNEFPKGQQVNYVLSPFTDKEEQAINAAIDRAIDAVFTYVRDGIEQAMNDYN, from the coding sequence ATGCCTATCATTGTAGGTTTAGGGAATCCCGGACGTAAGTATGAAGGGACCCGACACAACATCGGTTTCAAGTTTATAGATCAACTGGCAGAATCACTGTCTGTACGAATGGGGCCCGGTAAGGGCCCTTTTCATATAGGTAAAACAAGTCGTGCTGGGAAAAATATTTATCTGGTTAAACCTACTACCTATATGAATAACAGTGGAGATGCTGTACAACAGGTTCTCAACTGGTATAAAACAGATATAGATTCCTGTATGGTTTGTTATGATGACCTGAACCTTGATATTGGCACGATTCGGTTACGGCCCGGAGGCAGCGCAGGAGGACACAATGGTATTAAAGATATCATTCAAAAACTGGGCACTGAGAATTTTCCGCGTTTACGTTTGGGTATAGGTAATGAGTTCCCAAAGGGACAGCAGGTAAATTATGTCCTCTCCCCTTTTACTGATAAGGAAGAACAGGCTATCAATGCTGCCATCGATAGAGCAATTGACGCCGTTTTTACCTACGTTAGGGATGGTATTGAGCAGGCTATGAATGATTATAACTGA
- a CDS encoding 50S ribosomal protein L25, with amino-acid sequence MTTPEVITLNGKKRETGRKAADALRDAMRVPAVLYGPEVDENVHFSIDELEFEKILADSKRQIIELEIDGETYRTLLKTTEFHPLTDRPVHVDFYVLADDHKVTISVPIHLEGTPVGVTEGGGRIFQPMHILRIRVTPDLIPGVYTVDISDLKIGDSLHVSDLELEGIIPLDDLARTIVTIRPPKSEELLTSSLITEEPGEEELEEGEEPLEGEEAEGEGEEAEGEGEEEDTEEGGEQ; translated from the coding sequence ATGACTACGCCTGAAGTTATTACATTAAATGGGAAAAAAAGAGAAACCGGCCGTAAGGCTGCAGATGCGTTGCGAGATGCTATGCGCGTTCCAGCTGTATTGTACGGGCCGGAAGTGGATGAGAATGTTCACTTCTCTATTGACGAGCTTGAGTTTGAAAAAATATTAGCAGATAGTAAGCGTCAAATTATTGAGCTGGAAATTGACGGAGAAACCTATCGTACGCTACTTAAAACGACAGAATTTCATCCGTTAACAGATCGACCCGTTCATGTAGATTTTTACGTGCTTGCCGATGATCATAAAGTTACTATCAGCGTACCCATCCATCTGGAAGGGACTCCTGTGGGCGTAACAGAAGGAGGCGGACGTATTTTCCAGCCCATGCATATCCTTCGTATCCGAGTTACACCAGATCTTATTCCGGGAGTATATACCGTTGATATAAGTGATCTCAAAATTGGAGATTCATTGCACGTCAGTGACCTCGAACTTGAGGGTATTATTCCACTGGATGATCTTGCCCGAACAATTGTTACCATTCGTCCTCCAAAATCCGAAGAACTCCTCACTTCCTCTCTTATTACCGAAGAGCCAGGCGAAGAAGAGCTCGAAGAAGGCGAAGAACCTCTTGAAGGAGAAGAAGCCGAAGGTGAAGGAGAAGAAGCCGAAGGTGAAGGTGAAGAAGAGGACACTGAAGAAGGTGGTGAACAATAA
- the nadA gene encoding quinolinate synthase NadA: protein MNTQELITEVKRLKEEKNAVILAHNYQVPEVQDIADYIGDSLGLSHQAAETEAELIVFCGVHFMAETASIISPEKKVLIPDLDAGCSLADSITVEQLREWKAEHPDAVVVTYINTTAAVKAECDYCCTSSNAADIVESIPEEREILFLPDKFLGSYVEMVTGRELNIWDGACHVHEKIGELNLNEKQKEYPEAEILIHPECGCSTSCMMKSAMYFDCDDGHIHSTSGMLNRASESDAEEFVVATETGILHRMRKENPGKKFYPANENSVCEYMKMITLEKLHDALKYEQHEVKVSAELAEQAHLPIERMLSIA, encoded by the coding sequence ATGAATACCCAAGAATTAATAACCGAAGTTAAACGGTTAAAAGAAGAAAAAAATGCAGTAATCTTAGCTCATAACTATCAGGTGCCGGAAGTACAGGACATTGCTGATTATATCGGTGATTCACTGGGGCTATCGCATCAAGCTGCAGAAACAGAGGCTGAACTCATTGTTTTTTGTGGTGTACACTTTATGGCGGAAACGGCTTCCATTATTTCTCCCGAGAAAAAAGTTTTAATTCCGGATCTGGATGCGGGCTGTTCGCTGGCCGACAGCATTACAGTAGAGCAACTTAGGGAATGGAAAGCTGAGCATCCCGATGCGGTTGTGGTCACTTATATAAATACGACCGCGGCTGTAAAGGCAGAATGTGATTACTGCTGTACATCATCTAATGCAGCTGATATAGTAGAATCAATTCCGGAAGAGAGAGAAATACTGTTTCTGCCGGATAAATTCCTCGGCTCTTATGTCGAAATGGTAACGGGGCGGGAGCTGAATATCTGGGACGGAGCCTGCCACGTGCATGAAAAAATAGGAGAGCTGAATCTGAATGAGAAACAAAAAGAGTATCCCGAGGCTGAAATTCTGATCCATCCCGAATGCGGCTGCTCTACATCCTGCATGATGAAATCGGCCATGTACTTTGATTGCGATGACGGACATATTCATTCAACCAGTGGTATGCTCAATCGGGCCAGCGAATCGGATGCGGAGGAGTTTGTGGTAGCCACAGAAACGGGAATTCTGCACCGGATGCGGAAGGAGAACCCGGGAAAGAAGTTTTATCCTGCAAACGAAAACTCCGTATGCGAATACATGAAGATGATAACGCTTGAAAAACTCCATGACGCCCTAAAGTACGAGCAGCATGAAGTAAAAGTGTCTGCTGAACTTGCAGAACAGGCTCACTTGCCTATAGAGCGTATGCTGAGTATCGCATGA
- a CDS encoding SGNH/GDSL hydrolase family protein, with product MKLRKRSLHFVLTLVIASLTLYSCKDFNDVTFESNSGDADFSTVAAVGNSLVAGTQSNALFETAQRYSFPSLVAGQMESVQNFEQPLISNPGIGGRLGLSDDLSGPTQTDEQGQPINAELDRPYNNLGIPGAILADFLGQDLPNAPYSARQQNNPFFDIVLRDLGNTQAEQLAALQPSFVMFWLGNNDILGYVTSGGTQPYVPPSDFQGLYQASMQSLAQTEADVVLYNIPNVTTIPYVFFLREQLLQQEVITYDEPTQSYRLITPQGNLPIYIETANGTRIMSENDFLLLPASDYFAGIQSGNTPPPVTPDNPVPNNLVLDGPITSPPTGQSELAQATSVVQEYNSIITSAASNHNYALVDIHTAFQQILSEGGREINGDMMRPVPGELFSFDGVHPSNHGHGIVANLTIETINNTYNANLQSIDLSTIPRGLPINN from the coding sequence ATGAAATTACGCAAACGATCACTTCATTTTGTTCTGACGCTCGTTATAGCGTCACTGACACTATATTCCTGTAAAGATTTTAATGATGTAACCTTTGAATCCAACAGCGGTGATGCCGATTTTTCTACGGTTGCAGCAGTAGGTAATAGCTTGGTTGCCGGAACGCAAAGTAATGCTTTATTTGAAACAGCCCAGCGATACTCTTTTCCCTCTTTAGTAGCGGGACAAATGGAATCTGTTCAGAATTTCGAACAGCCATTGATAAGCAATCCCGGTATCGGTGGACGCCTGGGACTTTCAGATGATCTTTCAGGTCCCACCCAAACAGACGAACAAGGTCAGCCTATCAACGCAGAACTTGATCGCCCCTATAATAACCTGGGAATTCCGGGAGCTATTTTGGCTGATTTCCTGGGTCAAGACTTACCCAATGCCCCTTATTCTGCCCGTCAACAGAATAACCCTTTTTTCGATATCGTATTAAGAGATTTGGGCAATACTCAGGCTGAACAGCTTGCCGCCCTCCAACCCTCTTTTGTAATGTTCTGGCTGGGTAATAACGATATCCTCGGTTATGTTACGAGCGGAGGAACGCAACCCTATGTTCCTCCCAGCGACTTTCAGGGGTTGTACCAAGCTTCTATGCAGAGTCTTGCTCAAACAGAAGCTGACGTGGTACTCTATAATATCCCGAATGTAACTACTATTCCTTATGTATTTTTTCTCAGGGAACAATTGCTGCAACAAGAGGTCATTACTTATGATGAACCTACACAATCATACCGACTAATAACTCCACAAGGAAACCTCCCCATATATATAGAGACAGCTAATGGAACACGGATCATGAGCGAAAATGACTTCCTCTTACTTCCTGCATCTGACTATTTTGCAGGAATTCAGTCTGGAAACACGCCTCCTCCCGTAACGCCGGATAATCCCGTGCCAAATAATCTGGTATTGGATGGGCCGATCACTTCTCCCCCTACGGGACAGTCTGAGCTTGCCCAGGCTACCAGTGTTGTTCAAGAATACAATAGCATCATTACTTCAGCTGCATCAAATCATAACTATGCCCTGGTGGATATCCATACCGCTTTCCAACAAATACTCAGTGAGGGCGGAAGAGAAATAAATGGAGATATGATGCGTCCCGTGCCCGGGGAACTCTTTAGCTTTGACGGCGTACATCCCAGCAATCATGGCCATGGAATCGTGGCTAACCTTACTATTGAAACTATCAATAATACATATAACGCTAATCTTCAGTCTATCGACCTTAGTACTATTCCCCGTGGGCTTCCGATCAACAATTAA
- the tsaD gene encoding tRNA (adenosine(37)-N6)-threonylcarbamoyltransferase complex transferase subunit TsaD translates to MKILGIESSCDETAAAVYDNNGLQSNIIASQAVHEQYGGVVPELASRAHHKTIWRTVRQALDEADIQLDAIDAVAVTQGPGLMGSLLVGLCFTKGLCLSRNIPLVGVNHMDAHIYANFIDNQPEYPFISLTVSGGHTQLVHVKAPFEHALLGQTRDDAAGEAFDKIGKILGLPYPAGPVIDERSQHGDTQFHDFPQAMLDNDFEFSFSGLKTSVMYYLQDQKDEEEFLSEHLNDICASVSYAITEVLIKKLRNAIEHTGVKTIVLAGGVSANSMLRKKARDLAAEEDCELYIPKLAYCTDNAAMIAITGYMMAQRKMFAGMNLKPFANLNAINK, encoded by the coding sequence ATGAAGATTCTTGGAATTGAGTCCTCATGTGACGAAACTGCTGCCGCTGTTTATGATAATAATGGGCTACAATCGAATATAATAGCTTCTCAGGCAGTTCATGAACAGTATGGAGGGGTTGTTCCTGAGCTGGCATCTCGCGCCCATCACAAGACCATTTGGCGGACGGTGCGACAGGCACTGGATGAAGCCGATATCCAGCTGGATGCTATTGATGCGGTTGCCGTAACCCAGGGACCCGGCTTGATGGGATCCCTTTTAGTAGGACTCTGTTTTACTAAAGGGTTATGTTTATCTCGTAATATTCCACTGGTGGGGGTCAATCACATGGATGCTCATATCTATGCCAATTTCATTGATAACCAACCAGAATATCCATTTATCTCGCTCACGGTTTCTGGTGGGCATACGCAGCTGGTTCACGTGAAAGCTCCTTTTGAGCATGCTCTTTTAGGCCAGACACGCGACGATGCGGCCGGAGAGGCATTTGATAAAATCGGGAAAATATTGGGCCTCCCATATCCTGCGGGACCTGTTATAGATGAACGATCACAGCATGGTGATACCCAATTTCATGATTTTCCCCAAGCAATGCTGGATAACGATTTTGAGTTTAGCTTTTCCGGATTAAAAACGTCTGTAATGTACTACCTGCAAGACCAGAAAGATGAGGAAGAATTTCTATCCGAGCACCTGAACGATATTTGTGCCAGTGTTAGCTACGCAATTACTGAGGTACTTATCAAGAAACTTCGGAATGCCATTGAACATACCGGAGTAAAAACCATTGTGTTGGCAGGCGGTGTATCGGCTAATTCTATGTTGCGCAAGAAAGCAAGGGATTTAGCCGCAGAGGAGGATTGTGAATTATATATCCCAAAACTGGCTTATTGTACAGATAATGCAGCAATGATTGCCATTACCGGCTATATGATGGCTCAGCGCAAAATGTTTGCGGGTATGAACCTGAAACCTTTCGCCAATTTGAATGCTATTAATAAGTAA
- the nadB gene encoding L-aspartate oxidase: MNSTTISTDFLVIGSGAAGLSAALHASRYGKVHLVTKSNLEHSSSYWAQGGIAAVLDSDDSYKSHIKDTLEAGRGLCNTEAVELLVREGAHEIKKYIDLGMPFDLTNGELDLGLEGGHSNRRVLHANGAATGKALVEFLTELVKKEEQITVVEHAFIYQLFADEIECSGAAAYLFEEDKNISIESPATILATGGYSGLFQRSTNPHTSTGDGLWLGLDAGAKLQDLEFVQFHPTAFYTDDGSTFLISEALRGEGARLYNEEGTRFMEDYPRKELSPRDIVSGEILRQIRQQKENYVYLDLRHLDARRIREHFPNIISRIEAQGINIEKEGIPIAPAAHYCIGGLATDLDGCTSVKGLYACGEVAATGVHGANRLASNSLLECLVFSKRAIEHAVDVEAPEHNVPVANFYVDEANKDDFVQLQKQIASLLSNFVGIQRNKGDLEYIIEQVDQLSGSFSETSEEYFSIRSQGLLQLAYFISKAALKREESRGVHQRTDFPDRWTKAKHLSFENSIKYTGQA; encoded by the coding sequence GTGAACAGCACAACGATTAGCACTGATTTTCTTGTTATTGGAAGTGGAGCAGCCGGACTGAGTGCTGCTTTACATGCCAGCAGATATGGTAAAGTCCACCTCGTAACAAAATCCAATTTGGAGCATAGCAGTAGCTATTGGGCCCAGGGTGGAATTGCTGCTGTGTTAGATTCAGATGATTCCTACAAAAGTCATATAAAAGATACGCTTGAGGCGGGACGTGGTCTCTGTAATACCGAAGCCGTTGAGCTGTTAGTTAGGGAAGGAGCTCACGAAATAAAAAAGTATATTGACTTGGGGATGCCATTTGATTTAACGAATGGGGAGTTGGACCTTGGACTCGAAGGGGGGCACTCTAACCGCAGAGTATTGCATGCGAATGGAGCGGCTACTGGAAAAGCGCTTGTGGAATTTTTGACTGAACTCGTAAAAAAAGAGGAACAAATAACCGTGGTCGAGCACGCCTTCATCTATCAGCTTTTCGCTGATGAAATTGAATGCAGTGGTGCAGCGGCCTATCTGTTTGAGGAGGATAAAAATATCAGTATCGAAAGCCCGGCTACTATATTAGCTACCGGCGGATATTCAGGATTGTTTCAACGGAGCACCAATCCTCATACTTCCACCGGGGATGGATTATGGCTCGGCTTAGATGCCGGAGCAAAGCTGCAAGACCTGGAGTTTGTTCAGTTTCATCCTACCGCCTTCTATACCGATGATGGATCTACATTTCTAATTAGTGAAGCGTTACGGGGCGAAGGAGCCCGACTGTATAATGAAGAAGGAACCCGATTTATGGAGGATTATCCCCGAAAAGAGTTATCGCCCCGGGATATAGTCTCCGGAGAAATACTTCGTCAAATTCGGCAGCAGAAAGAAAATTATGTATATCTGGATCTTCGCCATTTGGATGCCCGTCGTATCCGAGAACACTTCCCGAATATTATATCCAGAATTGAGGCACAGGGTATCAATATCGAGAAAGAAGGTATCCCGATAGCTCCTGCCGCTCATTATTGCATTGGAGGACTGGCTACCGACTTGGATGGATGTACCTCAGTAAAAGGATTATATGCCTGTGGCGAAGTCGCGGCAACCGGCGTACATGGAGCAAACAGATTGGCAAGCAATTCATTGCTGGAATGCTTGGTATTTAGTAAACGGGCTATTGAGCATGCGGTAGATGTCGAAGCTCCTGAGCATAATGTACCTGTGGCAAATTTTTATGTTGACGAAGCAAACAAAGACGACTTTGTGCAACTGCAGAAGCAGATTGCCTCATTATTAAGTAATTTTGTAGGTATCCAGCGAAATAAAGGGGACCTTGAGTATATTATAGAACAGGTTGATCAGCTTTCTGGCTCATTTTCCGAGACATCCGAAGAATATTTTTCAATACGTTCTCAAGGATTATTACAACTTGCATACTTTATTAGTAAGGCGGCTTTGAAACGAGAAGAAAGCCGGGGCGTTCATCAAAGAACAGATTTTCCTGATCGCTGGACAAAAGCAAAACATCTATCGTTTGAAAACTCCATTAAATATACAGGGCAGGCCTGA